Proteins encoded within one genomic window of Nonomuraea gerenzanensis:
- a CDS encoding response regulator, with translation MTTRILLADDQEDVRIGFRLILDAQPDMTVIGEAADGTRAVQLARHLRPDVVLADIRMPGLDGLEVTRRLAAETRVIVVTTFDLDEYVHTALREGACGFLLKRSGPALLVEAVRAAMAGDTLISPQVTVRLLQGLTRKPPPPLDDPLTARELEIARLVARGHTNARIAGELTISLGTVKTHIGHIQRKVGAANRVGIAAWAWSTGQVT, from the coding sequence ATGACGACGCGGATCCTGCTCGCCGACGACCAGGAGGACGTGCGGATCGGCTTCCGGCTGATTCTCGACGCCCAGCCCGACATGACCGTGATCGGCGAGGCCGCCGACGGCACGCGCGCGGTCCAGCTGGCCCGCCACCTGCGCCCCGACGTGGTCCTCGCCGACATCCGCATGCCCGGCCTGGACGGCCTGGAGGTCACCAGGCGGCTGGCGGCCGAGACCCGCGTGATCGTCGTGACGACGTTCGACCTGGACGAGTACGTCCACACCGCCCTGCGCGAGGGCGCCTGCGGCTTCCTGCTGAAACGGTCGGGCCCCGCCCTGCTGGTGGAGGCGGTGCGCGCGGCGATGGCGGGCGACACCCTGATCAGTCCCCAGGTGACCGTACGCCTGCTCCAGGGCCTGACCCGCAAGCCACCACCACCGCTGGACGACCCGCTCACCGCCCGCGAGCTGGAGATCGCCCGCCTGGTGGCGCGCGGGCACACCAACGCCCGGATCGCCGGCGAGCTGACCATCAGCCTGGGCACGGTGAAGACGCACATCGGCCACATCCAGCGCAAGGTGGGCGCCGCCAACCGGGTCGGCATCGCCGCCTGGGCCTGGAGCACCGGACAGGTGACCTGA
- a CDS encoding enoyl-CoA hydratase/isomerase family protein gives MIETADHGGIAVLTLANGPVNTLDLELLTAVPEVLESVAGARAVVLTGAGRAFSAGVDLKRIVDGGSEYVERFLPALSSAALALFGHPKPVVAAVNGHALAGGCVLAAACDVRLMSGGTIGLTELAAGVPFPTVPLEIMRHAVGPALDTMVLGAGRLPAGRAVEIGLVHEVVEPDRLLAEALRHAEGLCAVPSEVYAFSKRQLHTPALERVRDFQAADDPEVVRMWSSEHTMATLRGYLASLRRA, from the coding sequence ATGATCGAGACGGCCGACCACGGCGGCATCGCCGTGCTCACCCTGGCCAACGGCCCGGTGAACACCCTGGACCTGGAGCTGCTGACCGCCGTTCCCGAGGTGCTGGAGAGCGTCGCCGGCGCCCGCGCCGTCGTGCTGACCGGCGCCGGGCGGGCCTTCTCCGCGGGCGTGGACCTGAAGCGGATCGTGGACGGCGGCTCCGAGTACGTGGAGCGGTTCCTGCCGGCGCTCAGCTCGGCGGCGCTCGCCCTGTTCGGCCATCCGAAGCCGGTCGTCGCGGCCGTGAACGGGCACGCCCTGGCCGGCGGCTGCGTGCTGGCCGCCGCCTGCGACGTGCGGCTGATGTCGGGCGGCACCATCGGCCTGACCGAGCTGGCGGCGGGCGTGCCGTTCCCCACGGTCCCGCTGGAGATCATGCGGCACGCCGTCGGCCCGGCGCTGGACACGATGGTGCTCGGGGCCGGCCGCCTGCCCGCCGGCCGGGCCGTCGAGATCGGCCTGGTGCACGAGGTCGTCGAGCCCGACCGGCTGCTCGCGGAGGCGCTGCGGCACGCCGAGGGGCTCTGCGCGGTGCCGTCCGAGGTGTACGCCTTCTCCAAGCGCCAGCTCCACACGCCCGCCCTCGAGCGGGTCCGCGACTTCCAGGCGGCCGACGATCCCGAGGTGGTCAGGATGTGGAGCTCCGAGCACACGATGGCGACCCTGCGCGGCTACCTCGCCTCGCTGCGCCGCGCCTGA
- a CDS encoding dienelactone hydrolase family protein: protein MRITSETISDGIREQLFTIADIPGVLWTPAGGSGPRPLVLIGHGGGSHKQGWEVVSRAFPYVTSCGFAVAAIDAPGTGDRPEHPEIRRLVALIQEREAAGEPFGPAWPALNETVAAQLIPDWRTTLDALRKLDSVGDSRPVGYYGLSQGGEMGIRLVAAEPRITAAVLGLTASEWLIETAARITIPVEFLLQWDDEGSPRDSVMKLFDALGSAEKTLHANPGGHFRVPSFEIDSSIRFFTRHLGGSLGIPGNS, encoded by the coding sequence ATGCGCATCACCTCGGAAACGATCAGCGACGGCATCCGCGAACAGCTCTTCACCATCGCGGACATCCCCGGGGTGCTCTGGACGCCCGCCGGGGGCTCCGGCCCCCGCCCGCTGGTCCTGATCGGGCACGGCGGCGGGTCGCACAAGCAGGGCTGGGAGGTCGTCTCCCGGGCCTTCCCCTACGTCACCTCCTGCGGCTTCGCGGTCGCCGCGATCGACGCGCCGGGTACCGGCGACAGGCCGGAGCACCCGGAGATCCGGCGGCTGGTGGCGCTCATCCAGGAACGAGAGGCCGCGGGCGAGCCCTTCGGCCCGGCCTGGCCCGCCCTCAACGAAACGGTGGCGGCGCAGCTCATCCCCGACTGGCGGACGACCCTGGACGCGCTGCGGAAACTGGACTCCGTCGGCGACAGCCGGCCCGTCGGGTACTACGGCCTGTCCCAGGGCGGGGAGATGGGCATCCGCCTCGTCGCGGCCGAACCCCGGATCACCGCCGCGGTCCTCGGCCTCACCGCGAGCGAGTGGCTCATCGAGACCGCGGCGCGGATCACGATCCCCGTCGAGTTCCTGCTGCAGTGGGACGATGAAGGCAGTCCACGCGACTCGGTCATGAAGCTGTTCGACGCACTCGGCTCCGCCGAGAAGACCCTGCACGCCAACCCCGGCGGCCACTTCCGGGTCCCGTCCTTCGAGATCGACAGCTCGATCCGGTTCTTCACCCGGCACCTGGGCGGCAGCCTCGGCATCCCGGGCAACTCCTGA
- a CDS encoding TetR/AcrR family transcriptional regulator: protein MSGELMESTRRRLSDRQADTVRRLTDAAVEEVRATGFDGFTVRNVARRAGVAPATAYTYFTSKNHLIAEVFWRRLRALPPIPPAPEEPRERVIAVLREIALLVSDEPELAAACTTALLGTDPDVRELRLRIGRTVHRRLLAALRPGLAPGAERPSPEQTRVLNALEFAYAGALVHAGMGYSSYAEMADRLAEVAELLF, encoded by the coding sequence ATGTCCGGCGAATTGATGGAGTCCACCCGCCGCCGGCTGTCCGACCGGCAGGCCGACACCGTGCGCCGGCTCACCGACGCGGCGGTCGAGGAGGTCAGGGCGACCGGGTTCGACGGGTTCACCGTGCGCAACGTGGCACGCCGCGCGGGGGTCGCGCCGGCCACCGCGTACACGTACTTCACCTCCAAGAACCACCTGATCGCCGAGGTGTTCTGGCGGCGGCTGCGCGCGCTGCCGCCGATCCCGCCGGCGCCGGAGGAGCCGCGGGAGCGGGTGATCGCGGTGCTGCGGGAGATCGCGCTGCTGGTCTCCGACGAGCCGGAGCTGGCCGCCGCCTGCACGACCGCGCTGCTCGGCACCGATCCGGACGTACGGGAGCTGCGGCTGCGCATCGGCAGGACCGTCCACCGCCGGCTGCTGGCAGCACTGCGGCCCGGCCTCGCCCCCGGCGCCGAGCGCCCGTCGCCGGAGCAGACCCGCGTGCTGAACGCGCTGGAGTTCGCCTACGCGGGCGCCCTCGTGCACGCGGGCATGGGCTACAGCTCCTACGCCGAGATGGCCGACCGGCTCGCCGAGGTGGCCGAGCTGCTGTTCTGA